A stretch of Rhododendron vialii isolate Sample 1 chromosome 4a, ASM3025357v1 DNA encodes these proteins:
- the LOC131323244 gene encoding magnesium-protoporphyrin IX monomethyl ester [oxidative] cyclase, chloroplastic: MAALVKPTSKFTTATPKFSNPIIRRPPPSQLKFSTTMIKASAATTATAASPRGGGGKMKKKEGIKESLLTPRFYTTDFDEMERLFNREINKNLKEGEFEALLQEFKTDYNQTHFVRNKEFKEAADKMQGPLRQIFVEFLERSCTAEFSGFLLYKELGRRLKKTNPVVAEIFSLMSRDEARHAGFLNKGLSDFNLALDLGFLTKARKYTFFKPKFIFYATYLSEKIGYWRYITIYRHLKANPEYQCYPIFKYFENWCQDENRHGDFFSALMKAQPQFLNDWKAKLWARFFCLSVYVTMYLNDCQRTAFYEGIGLNTKEFDMHVIIETNRTTARIFPAVPDVENPEFKRKLDRMVEINQKLLAVGESQDASFVKNLKRIPLVAALVSEILAAYLMPPIESGSVDFAEFEPQVVY, encoded by the exons ATGGCGGCTTTAGTAAAACCCACCTCCAAATTCACCACCGCCACCCCAAAATTCAGCAACCCAATTATAAGGCGGCCTCCACCGTctcaattaaaattttcaaccaCCATGATCAAGGCATCTGctgccaccaccgccaccgctgCCTCCCCTAGAGGAGGAGGggggaagatgaagaagaaagaagggataAAGGAGTCGCTGCTGACACCGCGGTTTTACACGACGGATTTCGATGAGATGGAGAGGCTGTTCAACAGGGAGATTAACAAGAATCTGAAGGAGGGGGAGTTTGAAGCTCTGTTGCAGGAGTTCAAGACTGATTACAATCAGACCCATTTCGTGAGGAATAAGGAGTTTAAGGAGGCTGCTGATAAGATGCAGGGCCCACTTCGGCAAATCTTTGTTGAGTTCTTGGAGAGGTCTTGCACTGCTGAGTTCTCTGGCTTCCTTCTCTACAAGGAACTTGGAAGGAGGCTCAAG AAAACCAATCCTGTTGTAGCTGAGATATTCTCTCTCATGTCAAGAGATGAAGCCAGGCATGCCGG GTTCTTGAACAAAGGTTTATCTGATTTCAATTTGGCCCTTGACTTGGGATTCTTGACCAAGGCAAGAAAGTACACATTCTTCAAGCCCAAGTTCATTTTCTATGCAACATATTTGTCTGAGAAAATTGGATACTGGAGATACATAACCATATACCGGCATCTCAAGGCTAATCCCGAGTACCAGTGTTATCCCAttttcaagtattttgagaactGGTGCCAGGATGAGAATAGGCATGGTGATTTCTTCTCTGCACTCATGAAGGCACAGCCCCAATTCCTCAACGATTGGAAGGCTAAGTTGTGGGCCCGTTTCTTCTGCCTTTCG GTTTATGTGACAATGTACCTCAATGATTGCCAACGCACAGCTTTCTATGAAGGCATTGGGCTCAACACAAAAGAATTTGATATGCATGTCATTATCGAG ACAAACCGCACAACTGCTAGGATATTTCCAGCAGTACCGGATGTTGAGAACCCGGAGTTCAAGAGGAAGCTGGATAGGATGGTGGAGATCAACCAGAAGCTGCTGGCTGTGGGGGAGAGCCAAGACGCTTCCTTTGTCAAGAACTTAAAGAGGATTCCTCTAGTTGCTGCACTTGTTTCTGAGATCTTGGCTGCTTATCTCATGCCGCCTATTGAGTCTGGTTCGGTTGATTTTGCAGAGTTTGAACCACAAGTTGTTTACTGA
- the LOC131323243 gene encoding leucine-rich repeat receptor protein kinase HPCA1, protein MAAVCRLLCFLVCCCVVSSVTDPRDAAALRSLNDQWRNTPPSWKKSGDPCGAPWEGVTCNNSRVSALGLSTMGLIGKLSGDIGGLTELRSLDLSFNKGLTGSLSSSLGDLQKLNILILAGCGFSGNIPDELGSLTELSFLALNSNNFTGKIPASLGNLSKLYWLDLADNQLIGSLPISTSTTPGLDLLKKAKHFHFNKNHLSGPIPAKLFSSDMILIHVLFDGNRIRGTIPDTLGLVQTLEVLRLDRNDLTGVVPSNLNNLTNIVELNLGHNNLSGPFPNLTRMDSLNYVDLSNNSFQSSEAPTWFSTLQSLTTLVIEYGSLQGPLPQTLFSLPEIQQVKLRNNAFNNTLIMGNSIGQQLQLVDLQNNQISTITLGSGFTNTLILIGNPVCTSALANTEYCQLEQQTARPYSTSLANCGTTSCSPDQKLNPQSCDCAYPYGGTLYFRGPLFRELSNANIFHSLEMSMWMKLGLTPGSVSLQNPFFNLDDYLQVQLELFPTGGKYFNRTEILRLGFALSNQTYKPPSEFGPYYFIAAPYFFPDEHGGTSISSSMIIGIAIGCGVLVLVLVGLGAYAVRQKKRAEKAIGLSKPFASWAPSGKDSGGAPQLKGARWFSYDELKKCTNNFSQNNEIGYGGYGKVYKGLLSGGQLLAIKRAQRGSTQGGLEFKTEIELLSRVHHKNLVGLVGFCFEQGEQMLVYEFMPNGTLKESLSGKSGIHLDWKRRLRIALGSARGLAYLHDLADPPIIHRDVKSTNILLDENLTAKVADFGLSKLVSDSSKGHVSTQVKGTLGYLDPEYYMTQQLTEKSDVYSFGVVMLELVTARQPIEKGKYIVREVRLAMNKSNEEDYGLRELMDPTIRDVLSLTGFARFVDLAMQCVEESAADRPTMSEVVKTLETILQNDGLTTNSTSASSSATEFGSMKSVPPRHPYNDALPKKDVSDSADAFEYSGGYTVSAKVEPK, encoded by the exons ATGGCAGCCGTATGCCGGTTGCTGTGCTTTCTGGTATGCTGCTGTGTTGTCTCCTCTGTCACGGATCCTCGCGATG CTGCTGCTCTCAGATCTTTAAATGACCAGTGGCGAAACACTCCACCAAGCTGGAAAAAGTCTGGCGATCCTTGTGGTGCACCCTGGGAAGGAGTCACCTGCAACAACTCGAGGGTGTCTGCATT GGGATTATCAACTATGGGACTCATTGGTAAACTAAGCGGTGATATTGGGGGACTTACTGAACTGAGATCCTT GGACTTGTCATTCAACAAAGGCCTCACAGGCTCTCTCTCTTCCAGTTTAGGTGATTTGCAAAAGCTGAACATATT AATTCTCGCGGGATGTGGATTTAGTGGCAATATCCCGGATGAATTGGGCAGTCTTACAGAACTTTCCTTTTT GGCTTTAAATTCGAACAATTTCACTGGAAAAATACCTGCTTCTTTGGGGAATCTCTCTAAGCTATATTGGCTAGACCTGGCAGACAACCAATTGATAGGATCCCTTCCTATTTCAACATCCACCACCCCAGGCTTGGATCTACTGAAAAAAGCAAAGCACTT CCATTTCAACAAGAACCACCTTTCAGGCCCAATTCCAGCCAAACTTTTCAGCTCGGATATGATACTGATACACGT GCTGTTTGACGGAAATCGAATCAGAGGGACTATTCCGGACACATTAGGACTTGTTCAGACTCTTGAGGTTCT TCGGCTAGACAGAAATGACTTGACAGGAGTCGTGCCATCTAACCTCAACAACCTCACAAATATAGTTGAACT AAATTTGGGACACAATAACCTGTCCGGCCCATTCCCAAACTTGACCAGAATGGACTCTCTTAATTACGT GGACTTGAGCAACAACTCCTTTCAAAGCTCAGAAGCTCCAACTTGGTTCTCAACATTACAGTCGCTTACCACCCT GGTCATAGAATATGGTTCCCTTCAAGGACCACTGCCACAAACTCTTTTCAGTTTGCCTGAGATACAACAAGT GAAACTTAGGAACAATGCATTCAATAACACATTGATAATGGGTAATAGCATCGGCCAGCAATTGCAGCTAGTTGATTTGCAGAACAATCAGATATCCACAATAACACTGGGTTCTGGATTTACAAACACACTTAT ACTTATTGGAAACCCTGTGTGCACCTCTGCTCTAGCGAATACAGAATACTGTCAGCTTGAACAACAAACTGCAAGGCCTTATTCTACTAGCCTGGCTAACTGTGGGACAACATCGTGTTCACCCGACCAGAAGCTCAACCCTCAGAGCTGCGACTGTGCATATCCTTATGGAGGGACACTGTATTTTCGAGGACCCTTGTTCAGGGAGTTGTCAAATGCTAACATTTTCCACTCTTTGGAAATGAGTATGTGGATGAAATTAGGCCTCACTCCCGGTTCAGTTTCGTTGCAGAACCCCTTCTTCAATTTGGATGACTATCTTCAGGTGCAGTTGGAACTGTTTCCAACCGGTGGAAAATACTTTAATAGGACGGAAATTTTGAGGCTTGGATTTGCTTTGAGTAATCAAACTTACAAGCCTCCTTCGGAATTTGGACCCTACTATTTTATCGCAGCTCCTTACTTTTTCCCAG ATGAACATGGGGGGACTTCTATTAGCTCAAGCATGATTATTGGGATAGCAATCGGGTGTGGTGTTTTGGTCCTGGTGCTTGTCGGACTAGGGGCATATGCTGTTAGGCAAAAGAAACGTGCTGAAAAAGCTATTGGATTGAGCAAACCATTCG CCTCATGGGCTCCAAGTGGTAAAGACAGTGGTGGTGCCCCACAACTAAAGGGAGCAAGATGGTTCTCTTATGATGAACTGAAGAAGTGCACCAATAATTTCTctcaaaacaatgaaattggaTATGGAGGTTATGGAAAG GTATATAAAGGGTTGCTCTCTGGAGGGCAGTTACTCGCAATCAAAAGAGCACAACGAGGTTCTACGCAGGGTGGGCTTGAGTTCAAGACAGAAATTGAATTGCTTTCAAGAGTTCACCACAAAAACCTTGTCGGCCTTGTTGGGTTCTGTTTCGAACAGGGAGAACAGATGTTGGTGTACGAGTTCATGCCCAATGGGACACTTAAGGAGAGCTTGTCAG GGAAATCAGGCATTCATCTAGATTGGAAAAGGAGACTTCGCATTGCTCTTGGTTCCGCTAGAGGATTAGCTTATCTTCATGACCTTGCAGATCCTCCAATAATTCATAGAGATGTCAAATCCACCAATATTCTGTTGGATGAAAATCTAACAGCAAAAGTTGCAGATTTTGGATTGTCTAAACTAGTTTCAGACAGTTCAAAAGGACATGTTTCAACTCAAGTTAAAGGCACATTG GGTTACCTTGATCCTGAATACTACATGACTCAACAATTGACTGAGAAAAGCGATGTTTACAGCTTTGGTGTGGTGATGCTTGAGCTAGTAACTGCTAGGCAACCAATAGAGAAGGGAAAGTACATAGTACGGGAGGTAAGATTGGCGATGAATAAGAGCAACGAAGAGGACTATGGCTTGAGGGAGTTGATGGACCCAACAATTAGAGATGTCTTGAGTCTCACAGGGTTTGCGAGGTTTGTGGATTTGGCAATGCAGTGTGTGGAAGAATCAGCCGCCGATCGTCCAACTATGAGTGAAGTGGTGAAGACACTTGAAACCATTTTACAGAATGATGGGCTGACTACAAACTCAACTTCCGCATCCTCTTCTGCCACGGAGTTTGGATCGATGAAAAGTGTTCCTCCTAGACACCCTTACAATGACGCTTTGCCTAAAAAGGATGTCAGTGATAGCGCTGATGCCTTTGAATACAGTGGTGGATACACAGTTTCAGCAAAAGTCGAACCTAAGTAG